One genomic region from Macellibacteroides fermentans encodes:
- the galE gene encoding UDP-glucose 4-epimerase GalE, producing the protein MKTKILVTGGTGYIGSHTVVELQSAGYEVVIVDNLSNSNADVVDGIEKISGIRPSFYEVDCNDKPGLAKVLTENAGIKGIIHFAASKAVGESVQKPLMYYRNNLVTLINLLELMPEHGVEGLVFSSSCTVYGQPDILPVTEDAPVKPAMSPYGNTKQINEEIIKDTIYSGAPFKSIILRYFNPIGAHPSGIIGELPNGVPQNLIPYLTQTAIGIRKELSVFGNDYDTPDGSCIRDYINVVDLAKAHVIAMDRMLGNKSEEKVEIFNLGTGRGVTVLELIEAFEKGTGVKVPHKIVGRREGDIEKVWANPEHANKVLGWTAKESVEDTLVTAWNWQLKLRERGIQ; encoded by the coding sequence ATGAAGACAAAGATTTTGGTAACAGGAGGCACTGGATACATCGGTTCTCACACCGTTGTTGAGCTACAGAGTGCCGGCTATGAGGTAGTTATCGTTGATAACCTGTCTAATTCAAATGCCGACGTGGTTGATGGTATTGAAAAGATTTCGGGCATACGCCCCTCTTTTTATGAAGTTGACTGTAACGACAAACCCGGATTGGCGAAGGTGTTGACAGAAAATGCAGGTATCAAGGGTATTATTCACTTTGCTGCCAGCAAGGCGGTAGGTGAATCTGTTCAGAAGCCGTTGATGTATTACCGGAATAATCTGGTAACATTAATCAACCTGTTGGAACTGATGCCTGAGCACGGAGTGGAAGGACTTGTGTTCTCGTCTTCATGCACCGTATATGGTCAACCGGACATTCTTCCTGTAACAGAAGATGCTCCTGTTAAACCAGCTATGTCTCCTTACGGAAATACAAAACAGATAAACGAAGAGATCATTAAAGACACCATTTATTCCGGTGCCCCATTCAAGAGTATCATTCTTCGTTATTTCAACCCGATCGGAGCACATCCAAGTGGTATCATAGGTGAATTGCCTAACGGCGTTCCTCAAAATCTTATCCCGTATCTTACTCAGACTGCCATCGGTATCCGCAAGGAGTTGAGCGTGTTTGGCAACGATTACGATACGCCCGACGGATCTTGTATCCGCGACTATATAAATGTTGTAGATTTAGCCAAGGCGCACGTTATTGCAATGGATCGTATGCTTGGTAACAAGAGTGAAGAGAAGGTGGAGATTTTCAACCTTGGTACAGGTCGTGGCGTTACAGTTCTCGAGCTGATCGAAGCTTTCGAAAAGGGAACCGGTGTTAAAGTTCCGCACAAGATTGTTGGCAGACGCGAAGGTGATATCGAGAAAGTATGGGCAAATCCCGAACATGCCAATAAGGTATTGGGCTGGACAGCCAAAGAATCTGTAGAAGATACACTGGTAACTGCGTGGAACTGGCAACTAAAACTGCGTGAGCGCGGTATTCAATAA
- the rsxA gene encoding electron transport complex subunit RsxA: MEYILIFITAVFVNNIVLAQFLGICPFLGVSKKVDTAIGMSAAVTFVLTIATIVTYLVQKYVLDAFGLGYLQTISFILIIAALVQMVEIVLKKVSPALYQALGVFLPLITTNCVILGVAILVIQKDYNLMQSIVFAISTAIGYSMALIIFATIREQLALTRVPDALKGTPIALITAGLLAMAFMGFSGVV; the protein is encoded by the coding sequence ATGGAATATATATTAATATTTATCACAGCCGTATTTGTAAACAACATTGTTCTGGCTCAATTTCTTGGAATCTGTCCGTTTCTAGGCGTATCTAAAAAGGTGGATACAGCCATAGGGATGAGTGCAGCTGTAACTTTTGTTCTTACCATCGCCACTATCGTAACCTATCTGGTACAGAAGTACGTATTGGATGCCTTCGGACTTGGTTACCTGCAGACCATCAGCTTTATCCTTATTATCGCAGCCTTGGTTCAGATGGTTGAGATCGTACTGAAGAAAGTTTCGCCGGCTTTGTATCAGGCTCTGGGTGTTTTCTTACCGCTTATCACTACCAACTGTGTGATTTTAGGTGTTGCCATTCTTGTTATTCAGAAAGATTATAACTTGATGCAATCTATTGTATTTGCCATATCGACAGCCATTGGATATTCGATGGCATTGATTATCTTTGCAACCATTCGGGAGCAATTGGCGCTAACACGTGTTCCCGACGCATTAAAAGGAACCCCCATTGCTTTAATTACAGCAGGTTTGCTAGCAATGGCATTCATGGGTTTCTCGGGAGTGGTATAA
- a CDS encoding RnfABCDGE type electron transport complex subunit E, whose product MNNFKVLTNGILKENPIFVLLLGMCPTLGTTSSAMNGLAMGLATTFVLICSNTVISALKNLIPDQVRIPGYIVVIAAFVTVVQMCMEAFVPSLYASLGLFIPLIVVNCIVLGRAEAYAAKNGIFSSIFDGIGMGLGFTLALTILGAVREMFGTGKFFGFAFMPEEFGSLIFVLAPGAFIVLGYLIAVVNKLRKA is encoded by the coding sequence ATGAATAATTTTAAAGTTCTTACAAATGGTATTTTAAAAGAGAATCCCATATTTGTTCTTTTATTAGGGATGTGTCCTACTCTAGGAACAACCTCGTCTGCCATGAATGGTCTGGCGATGGGTCTTGCCACAACTTTTGTTCTTATCTGTTCAAATACTGTAATATCGGCGTTAAAGAATCTGATACCCGATCAAGTACGTATTCCGGGATACATTGTTGTAATTGCGGCCTTTGTAACTGTGGTACAGATGTGTATGGAGGCTTTTGTTCCTTCGTTGTATGCCAGTCTGGGCTTGTTTATCCCGTTGATTGTTGTAAACTGTATCGTTTTGGGACGAGCTGAAGCCTACGCTGCAAAAAACGGGATATTTTCTTCTATCTTTGATGGTATAGGAATGGGACTGGGCTTCACGCTTGCGCTAACGATCCTTGGAGCTGTCCGCGAAATGTTCGGAACAGGAAAATTCTTCGGATTCGCCTTTATGCCGGAAGAATTCGGATCGCTTATCTTTGTATTGGCTCCCGGTGCCTTTATCGTACTGGGCTATCTGATAGCTGTCGTTAATAAGTTGCGTAAAGCCTGA
- a CDS encoding RnfABCDGE type electron transport complex subunit G, which produces MAKLKSTLPNMLLSLTIICAGAGAILAGVNDFTKAPIAASKAAALENAIKEVTPPFDNNPTQEAYKAVSADGDSLLIYPAKKGGELIGVAVESNTQKGFSGEIKVIVGFDVEGKLFNYSVLQHAETPGLGSKMQEWFRTDKNKQNVLGRSLADGNLTVSKDGGDVDAITAATISSRAFLDAVNRAYSAYAGTQKWDGESGATSVGTDTETTSQTVTEKEGDKHE; this is translated from the coding sequence ATGGCTAAATTAAAATCTACCTTACCAAACATGCTTTTGTCGCTTACCATTATTTGTGCAGGTGCCGGAGCAATTCTTGCAGGCGTGAACGATTTTACGAAAGCGCCTATCGCTGCCTCAAAAGCAGCCGCACTCGAAAATGCAATCAAGGAGGTTACTCCTCCCTTCGATAACAATCCTACACAGGAAGCCTATAAAGCTGTAAGTGCTGATGGCGACTCATTATTAATCTACCCTGCAAAAAAAGGGGGCGAATTGATTGGAGTTGCTGTTGAAAGCAATACCCAAAAAGGTTTTTCGGGCGAAATAAAAGTCATCGTAGGTTTCGATGTAGAAGGCAAGTTGTTTAATTATTCTGTCTTACAACATGCCGAAACTCCGGGACTCGGATCTAAAATGCAGGAATGGTTCCGTACAGACAAGAACAAACAAAACGTACTGGGACGTTCATTGGCCGACGGCAATCTAACTGTTAGCAAAGACGGAGGCGATGTGGATGCCATTACAGCAGCTACCATCTCGAGCCGGGCATTTCTGGATGCTGTAAACAGAGCTTACAGTGCCTACGCTGGTACCCAAAAGTGGGATGGAGAATCGGGTGCTACATCTGTAGGTACTGATACTGAAACAACTTCGCAAACCGTAACAGAAAAGGAAGGAGACAAACATGAATAA
- a CDS encoding RnfABCDGE type electron transport complex subunit D — translation MENKFIVSPSPHIHGGDSISKNMYGVLIALIPAFLVSLYFFGVGALVVTLTSVIACVLFEYLIQKLLYKKQPTIGDGSAILTGLLLAFNLPSNLPVWIIVIGALAAIGIGKMSFGGLGNNIFNPALVGRVFLLISFPAQMTTWPVPGNFPLTYTDAETGATVLAGLKQHAGDLPSYADLLIGNMGGSIGEVGAIALLLGLVFMLVRKIITWHIPVSIIGTVAIFTGIMYLIDPGTYANPLIHTLSGGLLLGAIFMATDYVSSPMSTNGMLIYGVGIGVITTVIRLFGAYPEGMSFAILIMNALTPLINTYVKPKHFGGK, via the coding sequence ATGGAAAATAAATTTATAGTATCTCCTTCGCCGCACATTCATGGTGGCGATTCGATAAGTAAAAACATGTACGGTGTACTGATCGCTCTTATTCCGGCGTTTCTGGTTTCACTTTACTTCTTTGGTGTCGGAGCATTGGTGGTTACGTTGACTTCGGTTATAGCCTGTGTTCTTTTTGAATACCTGATACAAAAGCTTCTGTATAAAAAACAACCTACAATCGGCGACGGATCGGCTATTCTTACCGGACTGCTGCTTGCATTCAACCTCCCGTCTAATCTTCCGGTATGGATCATTGTAATAGGAGCTCTTGCTGCTATCGGTATCGGAAAGATGTCGTTTGGCGGTTTAGGTAACAATATTTTTAACCCGGCCCTGGTTGGTCGTGTATTTCTGTTAATCTCCTTTCCGGCACAGATGACCACCTGGCCTGTTCCCGGAAACTTTCCGCTTACATACACAGATGCTGAAACCGGAGCAACCGTATTGGCCGGATTGAAACAGCATGCCGGCGATCTTCCGTCGTATGCGGATCTGTTGATTGGAAATATGGGAGGTAGTATCGGAGAGGTTGGTGCCATTGCCCTGCTTTTAGGGTTGGTATTTATGCTGGTACGTAAAATCATCACCTGGCACATTCCTGTTTCCATCATTGGAACCGTGGCAATCTTTACAGGTATTATGTATCTGATTGATCCGGGAACTTATGCGAATCCGCTGATACACACCCTTTCCGGAGGTTTGCTGTTGGGTGCCATTTTTATGGCGACCGACTATGTAAGTTCTCCCATGAGTACAAACGGAATGCTTATTTACGGAGTTGGAATCGGCGTTATTACTACTGTAATCCGTCTGTTTGGGGCCTACCCCGAAGGAATGTCGTTTGCCATTCTTATCATGAACGCGCTTACGCCGTTAATCAACACCTATGTAAAACCTAAACATTTTGGAGGAAAATAA
- the rsxC gene encoding electron transport complex subunit RsxC, translated as MLKTFRIGGIHPPENKLSAGKHIAALDAPKQVIIPLSQHIGAPAQALVKKGDMVKVGTLIAKAGGFVSSNIHSSVSGKVNKIDSALDASGYRKPAVYIDVEGDEWEEGIDRSATIVRTCNLSAKEITDKIAASGIVGLGGATFPTQVKLVPPPGSKAEVLIINGVECEPYLTSDHSLMLEKGEEILIGVTLLMKAANVSKAIIGIENNKPDAIDYLKKLAKEFNGISIEPLKVQYPQGGEKQLIDAIIRKQVKSGALPISVGAIVQNVGTAFAVYEAIQKNKPLIERVVTVTGKGVSNPANFRVRIGTSIQTLIEAAGGIPENTGKIIGGGPMMGKALISAEVPVTKGSSGVLILSKEESVRKPVYDCIRCGKCVQACPMGLNPSLLMNATEFTEWGLAEKNYITDCIECGSCSYTCPANRPLLDHIRLGKNKVMGIVRARKQ; from the coding sequence ATGCTTAAGACATTTCGAATCGGAGGTATTCATCCACCCGAAAATAAATTGTCTGCCGGGAAACACATTGCTGCACTTGATGCTCCTAAACAGGTTATCATTCCTTTAAGTCAACACATCGGTGCTCCGGCACAGGCGTTGGTAAAAAAAGGCGACATGGTGAAGGTGGGAACACTGATTGCCAAAGCTGGCGGTTTTGTTTCTTCTAATATTCACTCGTCGGTTTCTGGAAAGGTTAATAAAATTGACAGTGCCCTAGATGCTAGCGGATATAGAAAGCCTGCTGTATATATTGATGTAGAGGGCGACGAATGGGAAGAGGGGATTGACCGCTCGGCAACAATTGTTCGTACCTGCAATTTATCGGCCAAAGAAATTACAGATAAGATTGCCGCCTCAGGTATCGTAGGCCTAGGCGGTGCAACGTTCCCTACTCAGGTAAAACTGGTTCCACCTCCAGGCAGCAAAGCCGAAGTCCTTATTATAAATGGTGTGGAGTGTGAGCCATATCTTACATCCGACCATTCTCTGATGTTGGAAAAAGGAGAAGAGATTCTGATCGGCGTGACACTTCTGATGAAGGCAGCCAACGTTTCGAAGGCTATTATCGGGATTGAGAATAATAAACCGGATGCTATAGATTATCTAAAAAAACTTGCAAAAGAGTTTAACGGTATATCAATTGAACCCCTGAAAGTGCAATATCCTCAGGGTGGCGAAAAACAGTTGATCGACGCAATTATCCGTAAACAGGTAAAAAGTGGTGCGCTTCCTATATCGGTTGGTGCAATTGTTCAGAATGTGGGAACTGCTTTTGCGGTTTATGAAGCCATACAGAAAAACAAGCCGCTTATTGAACGCGTTGTTACCGTTACAGGAAAAGGCGTTTCAAATCCTGCTAATTTCCGGGTACGGATCGGAACATCCATCCAGACTCTTATCGAAGCGGCAGGAGGTATCCCCGAAAATACCGGGAAAATTATTGGTGGCGGCCCCATGATGGGTAAAGCTCTTATCAGTGCTGAGGTTCCTGTAACAAAGGGAAGTTCGGGTGTGTTGATTCTATCCAAGGAAGAATCGGTACGCAAACCTGTATACGATTGCATCCGATGTGGCAAATGCGTGCAAGCTTGTCCCATGGGACTTAACCCAAGTCTGCTTATGAATGCGACTGAGTTTACCGAATGGGGACTGGCTGAAAAAAACTATATAACCGATTGCATCGAATGTGGTTCTTGCAGCTATACTTGTCCGGCTAATCGTCCGCTGTTGGATCATATCCGTTTGGGAAAGAACAAAGTGATGGGAATTGTAAGAGCTAGAAAGCAATAA